One Dromiciops gliroides isolate mDroGli1 chromosome 3, mDroGli1.pri, whole genome shotgun sequence DNA segment encodes these proteins:
- the EXPH5 gene encoding exophilin-5 produces MTKVPQGFDFSFLNDEEARQILQVLERNEQLQRAERDRISKLQKTKRDIRWLQGVTGEWFEEIQRKKFRNDTDVNQMLKQPLTYRLRKMRNDSMHLPMSRSPNLPSRNNPSSTPRRLGFRSSLASLFSFGKSGKEISKPQPQSQQGYDGFYRTSVAVKGTPGAGIYNSPLNSESSNTAFSPKPAGMREGSGIPPWDASQLENEFFRVLDDLDNKLAQEQALSPKNTRRPIHFGLRTQISPFHNTASRNGNLLEGHRNKYGETSNPSIYDILRPSTPREGFKTFSYRTKTIYDMYGSREQTISQEEYVHRTFSSSSLCSDRTQQSASPTFGHFTANSLHLPSHTQRKSVFVPRSHQQSPRRTPLSSIVWNRPYPPGDSQYQEEFLGAQSPMEVDPVNQDIYPTWPQDNRRYEFYRSSNMYQSVRPHATRDGATSPDSFENSENMPFHQHENKFSRPYCWNTIGPRRLQKFGGSPFQRKREETPSLSNFYHRNKEFISSDGDFEMISTDVNERSAVHSNKTPIPSQPWRANFSRNQEESIHRESNFQTCVLEDMEVQSQDVTQVPLKESCEHLHIPSMDTTGSKFQISPDIYSRSQVRPSMLVNQQKQPPLEENANAETNLPETTQNLSSSAQTPLPLIAHRIETPQRSDFPKATTTLWDTKGDTPDESASLPLSQTELIETNGDSVTVARRQPNTWIAELNPEKDLTESVSEKARQLNKVDETGLADKTSSVVSQSAITEITPDYQHSLSRDSASFSNNRSVFNIGSKKPTGIFGRRDISKIYISNRDKANALKREKDSTTERKLDSETSFPFSQENKTSLSFPKQNQGCQQESGINNVCITSTEKEDWKLGTASDQNPQYPGESFLSDAEDVQGIRLKNALVPPTNCTTFAENHHVLSDHSLEPLPDDGQGLPSSFSPKSPSLASLVTPSATSLNFTSNVLAEEDMFSKMSLLGKDPSQKKSDEKTYSGNKDQNNQLPLSSSENQAIGDVKEVKDVPKCHPDHLFSLGRGKGKIRHRISCIEKLSKSGNFLREESNDNSDIVPDHYNSQSLEPLDIYCTFPRKSASFLINDNIRPDNMMSTPFRKGPPPFQIKKNMEDPLEKCFSNKNNSNSSESDRQCPEIHLDSSPLRPVPVEMMTNLRKIVPSAIRKGPPPFEIKRTMARPLVTCSSGGVDRRDKCYGLDTEPSILTQRPEELISTTQAKSPSIKVYPLQLARDHPQTESFQVNSENQNKMASSQTDNFANTFSLPDEKHLSFPLDVSEKQSGQHLQKYKTTSTVTVSGDEDNVKCLEVVSIYYTLPRKSNKKLCDLLKSDTQSIHFSPESASVGDATFPVSLVKKRFNSSTQSLPGTPVSPCAKASVSRVQWRKHSFSHDIETASLLQSPHSPYTEAETLQGMAFGFSPMVRSIPLCKEELNAINDCSAKTISDDIQRKSMDAFSFIPGHQEGQEKRQNHTRHTSVSPTSLHGKLVREGNLENPDQFIKVCERDSLSDMQTHLGDNVNGSPRIGEFLGKCEPHYIDAMSIGSRNYSPEEVNGKINSVPGATSFYDDPRDLQPEAANGKLKTDDQKIIEKTYSALQSKDFSLPSNSLKLHTGETNHNGQPDLEKSLKEPKEVSQGSDADKHLIRLDKVGDAQNTKAKEKMQGLACDQYPPPKVINEIKSDLGCTKEKINLEKRKNRTSVKQKLAALSKVGRKFSTKDISPRKHIATIFPQEEVNSNTSGLPLNTPQMSPLSAKPTFGIPESIHEYKKSGPGGTESFVFQTAEVSKTKTPLQPHLDSIKKPVTYVSEQKIMASSSKPNKNRVENVTESPLSNINPADEIPAEKSKCPQTLETGYETVAQPMLSSVGTEDFSDDLKKLSLQFPSEAICKTSEERILPPSALSQQKISPQEWEPDSNLYRSKSLKNINVLGNQQQISQPYKIRERHLSARTFSDNAQDKWKLGNELPVQSGYGRRFRSFSELSACDENNTWDLGRDRTRATGPKSTSSISRPIDYGIFGKEQQLAFLENVKRSLTEGRLWRPNFLKNPGFLTDDASHPANRSESLTSSSPDNKIPKDGLSPRELLNTYKDKPVVHSESDTDTTTDDEYYLDEADKESEL; encoded by the coding sequence TTTTAGATGACTTGGACAACAAACTGGCTCAGGAACAAGCCCTAAGTCCAAAGAATACACGAAGACCAATCCACTTTGGACTCAGAACACAGATCAGTCCTTTTCACAACACTGCGAGCAGAAATGGCAATCTCTTGGAGGGACATAGGAATAAGTATGGTGAAACTTCAAATCCATCCATCTATGATATCCTAAGACCATCGACCCCTAGAGAAGGTTTTAAAACTTTCTCCTATAGAACTAAAACAATTTATGATATGTATGGCTCAAGAGAACAAACGATCTCCCAAGAGGAATATGTGCACAGGACCTTCAGCAGTTCATCTCTGTGTTCTGACAGGACACAGCAATCAGCCTCTCCTACTTTTGGCCATTTCACAGCAAATAGCCTACATCTGCCATCCCATACTCAGAGGAAGAGTGTTTTTGTACCAAGGAGCCATCAACAGAGTCCAAGGAGAACTCCTTTGTCATCTATTGTATGGAACAGGCCATATCCTCCTGGAGATAGTCAGTACCAGGAAGAGTTTCTGGGGGCACAGTCCCCAATGGAAGTTGACCCTGTCAATCAGGATATATACCCCACTTGGCCTCAAGACAATAGAAGATACGAATTTTACCGTTCCAGTAATATGTACCAAAGTGTTAGGCCACATGCTACCAGGGACGGAGCAACCAGTCCTGATTCCTTTGAGAATTCTGAGAATATGCCATTCCAccaacatgaaaacaaattctCACGGCCATACTGTTGGAACACCATTGGCCCTAGGAGATTGCAAAAATTTGGAGGAAGTCCttttcagagaaaaagagaagaaactccATCTTTGTCCAACTTTTACCACAGAAACAAAGAATTCATTTCTTCTGACGGAGACTTTGAAATGATTTCAACTGATGTAAATGAGAGGTCAGCTGTCCATAGTAATAAGACTCCTATACCATCTCAACCCTGGAGAGCAAATTTTTCCAGAAACCAAGAAGAATCAATTCACAGGGAGTCTAATTTTCAGACATGTGTATTGGAGGACATGGAAGTCCAGTCACAAGATGTTACCCAAGTACCCTTAAAGGAAAGCTGTGAACATTTGCACATACCTTCCATGGATACAACAGGAAGCAAATTCCAGATTTCCCCGGATATTTATTCTAGAAGTCAAGTCAGACCCAGTATGCTAGTAAATCAACAGAAGCAGCCTCCATTGGAAGAAAATGCAAATGCAGAGACCAACTTGCCTGAAACTACTCAGAATTTGTCATCCTCAGCTCAGACTCCTCTGCCCTTAATTGCACATAGAATAGAAACCCCTCAAAGATCTGACTTCCCAAAAGCTACCACTACATTGTGGGATACCAAAGGGGATACTCCTGATGAATCTGCCTCCCTTCCTTTAAGCCAAACAGAACTTATTGAAACCAATGGTGACTCTGTCACTGTTGCTAGAAGGCAACCAAACACTTGGATTGCTGAGTTGAATCCTGAGAAAGACCTGACAGAATCTGTGTCAGAAAAAGCGAGGCAACTAAACAAGGTAGATGAGACAGGCCTGGCAGATAAAACATCATCAGTTGTTTCTCAATCAGCAATTACTGAGATTACACCTGATTATCAGCATTCCCTTTCTAGGGACTCGGCCTCCTTTTCCAACAACAGATCTGTTTTTAATATAGGTTCAAAAAAACCAACTGGAATCTTTGGCAGAAGGGATATTTCCAAGATTTACATATCAAACAGAGATAAAGCAAATGcacttaaaagagaaaaggattctACCACGGAAAGAAAACTAGATTCAgaaacttcatttcctttctctcaggaaaacaaaacatcatTGTCTTTTCCCAAACAAAATCAAGGTTGTCAGCAAGAATCAGGGATAAATAATGTTTGCATTACCAGCACTGAAAAGGAAGACTGGAAACTAGGAACTGCCAGTGATCAAAACCCACAGTATCCAGGAGAGTCATTTCTTTCAGATGCTGAGGATGTACAAGGTATTAGATTGAAAAATGCTTTGGTTCCTCCTACCAACTGCACCACATTTGCTGAAAATCATCATGTCCTATCAGACCATTCCCTAGAACCATTGCCAGATGATGGTCAAGGTCTTCCATCATCATTTTCTCCCAAAAGTCCTTCCTTAGCTTCTTTAGTAACTCCCTCTGCTACTTCATTAAATTTCACATCTAATGTATTAGCAGAAGAGGATATGTtctcaaagatgagtcttctgggaAAAGACCCATCTCAAAAGAaaagtgatgaaaagacctattCTGGTAACAAGGACCAAAATAATCAATTACCACTCAGCTCCTCAGAAAACCAAGCTATTGGGGATGTTAAGGAAGTAAAGGATGTTCCTAAATGCCATCCAGACCATCTTTTCAGTcttgggagaggaaaagggaaaataaggcACCGTATATCATGTATTGAGAAATTAAGCAAATCAGGCAATTTCTTGAGAGAGGAGAGTAATGACAATAGTGACATAGTCCCTGATCACTATAATTCCCAGTCTCTTGAGCCCCTTGACATTTATTGTACCTTCCCAAGAAAATCAGCCAGTTTTCTAATCAATGACAACATAAGGCCAGACAACATGATGTCCACCCCATTTAGGAAGGGCCCCCCTCCATTCCAAATAAAGAAGAACATGGAAGATCCACTAGAGAAATGCTtctcaaacaaaaacaattccaatTCTTCTGAGTCAGATAGGCAATGCCCTGAAATACATTTGgactcttcccctttaaggcccGTACCTGTAGAGATGATGACAAATCTTAGAAAAATAGTGCCTTCTGCTATTAGAAAAGGGCCCCCTCCATTTGAAATCAAAAGGACCATGGCCAGGCCTCTCGTGACATGTTCCTCAGGTGGTGTGGACAGAAGAGATAAATGTTATGGCCTAGACACAGAACCTTCTATTCTAACACAAAGGCCTGAGGAGCTGATATCTACCACTCAGGCAAAGAGCCCGTCCATTAAAGTCTATCCTTTACAACTAGCCAGAGATCATCCTCAAACAGAAAGTTTTCAAGTCAACTCtgaaaatcagaacaaaatggctTCTTCTCAGACAGATAATTTTGCAAATACATTTTCCCTCCCTGATGAAAAacatttatcttttcccctaGATGTGTCAGAAAAGCAAAGTGGGCAACACCTGCAGAAATATAAGACAACAAGCACAGTCACTGTTTCTGGGGATGAAGACAATGTCAAATGTCTCGAGGTGGTTTCAATCTATTACACTTTACCAAGGAAATCCAACAAAAAATTATGTGACCTCCTTAAAAGTGACACACAAAGTATACATTTCTCCCCAGAATCAGCTTCAGTAGGGGATGCAACATTCCCTGTTTCTCTGGTAAAGAAGCGATTCAATTCTTCCACACAATCATTACCAGGAACACCTGTATCTCCATGTGCAAAGGCATCTGTTAGCAGGGTTCAATGGAGAAAGCATTCCTTCTCACATGACATTGAAACAGCATCTCTTTTACAGTCACCACATAGTCCATATACTGAAGCAGAGACATTACAGGGAATGGCCTTTGGGTTTTCTCCTATGGTTAGAAGTATTCCTCTTTGCAAAGAAGAACTCAATGCAATAAATGATTGTTCAGCTAAAACAATCTCAGAtgatatacaaagaaaaagtatggatgccttttctttcattcctgGCCATCAAGAGGGGCAAGAAAAAAGGCAGAATCACACCAGGCATACATCTGTCTCACCAACGAGTCTTCATGGTAAACTTGTTAGAgaaggaaatcttgaaaatcctGACCAGTTCATTAAAGTATGTGAAAGAGACAGTCTTTCTGACATGCAGACCCATTTGGGAGATAATGTTAATGGCAGTCCTCGCATAGGAGAATTCTTAGGGAAATGTGAGCCTCACTACATAGATGCTATGTCTATTGGAAGCAGAAATTATTCTCCTGAAGAAGTTAATGGCAAAATAAACTCAGTACCTGGAGCTACATCTTTCTATGATGATCCAAGAGACTTACAGCCAGAAGCTGCTAATGGGAAACTTAAAACAGATGAccagaaaataattgaaaaaacttATTCTGCTTTGCAAAGCAAagacttttccctcccttccaactCACTCAAACTTCATACTGGGGAAACGAACCATAATGGTCAACCTGACTTAGAAAAGTCACTGAAGGAACCAAAAGAAGTATCTCAGGGAAGTGATGCAGATAAGCATTTAATTAGGTTGGATAAAGTAGGAGATGCCCAGAACACAAAGGCTAAAGAGAAAATGCAGGGGCTGGCATGTGATCAGTATCCACCTCCCAAGGTAATAAACGAAATTAAGAGTGATTTGGGTTGCACCAAAGAAAAAATCAatctagagaaaaggaaaaacagaacttCTGTTAAACAAAAACTGGCAGCTTTGTCCAAAGTCGGCAGAAAATTCTCAACAAAAGATATCAGCCCCAGAAAGCACATTGCTACTATTTTCCCACAAGAGGAAGTCAATTCCAATACCAGTGGCTTACCTCTTAACACACCACAGATGTCTCCACTTTCAGCTAAACCCACCTTTGGGATCCCAGAATCCATACATGAATATAAGAAATCAGGTCCTGGTGGAACTGAGAGCTTTGTATTCCAAACAGCTGAAGTGAGTAAGACTAAGACCCCTCTTCAGCCTCATTTAGATTCTATCAAGAAACCTGTCACTTATGTAAGTGAGCAAAAAATAATGGCCAGCAGTtccaaaccaaataaaaatagGGTTGAGAATGTAACAGAATCACCACTGAGCAACATAAACCCAGCAGATGAAATACCAGCAGAAAAAAGCAAATGCCCTCAAACTTTGGAAACAGGATATGAAACTGTAGCCCAACCCATGCTTTCCAGTGTGGGGACAGAGGATTTCTCTGATGATCTAAAGAAGCTGAGCCTTCAGTTCCCATCTGAGGCTATATGTAAGACTTCTGAAGAAAGAATCCTGCCACCCAGTGCTCTGTCACAGCAAAAAATCTCACCCCAAGAATGGGAGCCTGACTCAAATCTCTATCGTTCCAAGagtttaaaaaacataaatgtaCTTGGTAATCAGCAGCAAATAAGTCAACCTTATAAAATCCGTGAGCGACACCTTTCTGCACGTACTTTTTCTGACAATGCCCAGGACAAATGGAAACTTGGCAATGAACTTCCTGTTCAAAGTGGGTATGGAAGAAGGTTCCGATCTTTTTCTGAACTTTCTGCCTGTGATGAAAATAACACCTGGGATCTCGGCAGGGACAGGACCAGGGCCACTGGTCCCAAGTCTACAAGCTCCATCTCCAGACCAATTGACTATGGAATTTTTGGGAAGGAACAGCAGCTGGCTTTCTTGGAGAATGTAAAGAGGTCACTCACGGAAGGGAGGTTGTGGAGGCCAAATTTCCTTAAGAACCCTGGCTTCCTAACAGATGATGCGAGTCATCCTGCAAATAGATCTGAGTCACTAACCTCCAGTTCTCCTGATAACAAAATTCCAAAAGATGGTTTGTCTCCCAGGGAGCTGCTTAACACCTATAAGGATAAACCTGTGGTGCATTCAGAATCTGACACTGATACCACTACAGATGATGAGTACTACCTAGATGAAGCTGACAAGGAATCAGAACTCTGA